In Vanessa atalanta chromosome 17, ilVanAtal1.2, whole genome shotgun sequence, one DNA window encodes the following:
- the LOC125070276 gene encoding pupal cuticle protein 36-like, which translates to MKLLVVAAILGACSAARLDNAYLPPRGGAGAGYGAGSGAGAGGFGNGFGRGGAGGAGFGGAGAGAYGGAGAGGFGNGAGFGAGGAGAGAGAGSYQGGFGGRSNSADANAQILRLNNEVTAEGFSYDFETSNGIRADASGVATNGVQSQGSFAYKGDDGQDYSITYTADENGYQPRGAHLPTPPPIPEAILKSLEQNARDEAAGIVDDGSYRGEGAGNGAGSYSGQGGYSSPSSQYGAPSRGFGGGAGGSSAFGGSSGSSGFGGSTGGSSFGGSSAFNGAASRQYLAPNAGSRGSGNGNFNSQTGYRY; encoded by the exons atgaaaCTG TTAGTAGTTGCTGCTATCCTCGGTGCCTGCTCAGCAGCCCGCCTTGACAATGCCTACCTCCCTCCTAGAGGAGGCGCAGGTGCAGGATATGGTGCAGGATCTGGAGCGGGAGCTGGTGGTTTTGGAAATGGTTTCGGTAGAGGCGGAGCAGGCGGTGCCGGATTTGGTGGTGCCGGTGCCGGAGCTTACGGCGGAGCTGGCGCCGGCGGTTTTGGAAACGGTGCTGGTTTCGGAGCTGGAGGAGCAGGCGCAGGAGCTGGTGCTGGCTCTTACCAAGGTGGTTTTGGAGGCAGGAGTAACTCAGCTGATGCTAACGCCCAAATTCTAAGATTGAACAACGAAGTCACAGCCGAAGGATTCTCTTATGATTTTGAAACTTCCAATGGTATCAGAGCTGATGCGTCTGGTGTTGCAACCAATGGCGTCCAATCTCAAGGTAGCTTCGCTTATAAGGGCGATGATGGCCAAGACTACAGCATCACCTACACAGCCGATGAGAATGGCTACCAGCCACGTGGTGCCCATCTGCCAACCCCTCCCCCCATCCCTGAGGCTATCTTGAAATCCCTGGAACAGAACGCCCGTGATGAAGCTGCTGGCATCGTTGATGATG GCTCATACCGCGGTGAAGGCGCTGGCAACGGCGCTGGTTCCTACTCTGGACAAGGAGGCTACTCATCCCCATCAAGCCAATATGGTGCTCCTTCTCGCGGCTTCGGTGGCGGTGCTGGTGGTTCCTCCGCTTTCGGTGGCTCTTCTGGCAGCTCAGGTTTCGGTGGCTCCACCGGTGGCTCAAGTTTCGGCGGATCTTCCGCTTTCAACGGCGCTGCATCTCGCCAATACCTGGCCCCCAACGCTGGATCCAGAGGCTCTGGCAACGGCAACTTCAACTCCCAAACCGGATACCGCTACTAA